The Anaerolineales bacterium genome window below encodes:
- the ilvD gene encoding dihydroxy-acid dehydratase, which translates to MRSDIIKKGFEKAPHRSLLRAIGVEEKDFGKPFIAVANSYTDIVPGHVHLQSFGRRVKEAVRAAGGVPFEFNTIGVGDGIAMGHAGMKYSLASRELIADCVETMLEAHAFDGMVCIPNCDKIVPGMVMAALRVNIPAIFVTGGPMRAGKTPAGEVLDLISVFEGVGAYKAGKIGEKRLKELERYACPSCGSCSGLFTANSMNCLLEVLGLALPYNGTAVAKTAERNALAEKAGALIMKLVKADVRPRDMVTAETIDDAFALDIAMGGSTNTVLHTLAFCDEAGIEYPLERINQLAEKVPHLTKISPSGPWHIEDLHKAGGIPAILRELSRKDESLLHLDRPTVTGKTLRENIKKAGIRKPEVIRPVENPHSQRGGLAILFGNLAPDGAVIKTAGVTDAMRKHVGPARIYESQEEALTGILAGEVRAGEVVVIRYEGPRGGPGMQEMLSPTSAIMGMGLGESVALITDGRFSGGTRGACIGHVSPEAAAGGPIAALKQGDVIEIDVDRRTMNVRLSDEEIRGRIAALPPFESRATSRWLRRYSRFVASANKGAVLKE; encoded by the coding sequence ATGAGATCCGACATCATCAAGAAAGGGTTCGAAAAAGCTCCGCACCGTTCCTTGCTGCGGGCGATCGGTGTGGAGGAAAAGGACTTCGGCAAACCGTTCATCGCCGTCGCCAATTCCTATACTGATATCGTACCAGGACACGTGCACCTGCAATCGTTCGGCCGGCGGGTGAAGGAAGCGGTCCGCGCCGCGGGAGGCGTGCCGTTCGAATTCAACACCATCGGAGTTGGAGACGGGATTGCAATGGGCCACGCAGGCATGAAATACAGCTTGGCCTCGCGCGAGTTGATCGCGGATTGCGTGGAAACGATGCTCGAAGCGCACGCCTTTGACGGCATGGTGTGCATCCCCAATTGCGACAAGATCGTCCCGGGCATGGTGATGGCCGCTCTGCGGGTCAACATTCCCGCCATCTTCGTCACCGGCGGCCCGATGCGCGCCGGGAAGACCCCTGCCGGGGAAGTGCTGGATCTGATATCGGTGTTCGAAGGTGTCGGTGCGTATAAGGCCGGGAAGATCGGAGAAAAGCGGCTGAAAGAACTTGAGCGCTACGCCTGCCCGTCCTGCGGTTCCTGCTCCGGCCTGTTTACCGCCAATTCGATGAACTGCCTGCTGGAAGTCCTAGGGCTTGCGCTTCCCTATAACGGAACGGCGGTGGCAAAAACCGCCGAGCGCAACGCGCTGGCAGAGAAGGCCGGGGCGCTCATCATGAAGCTCGTAAAAGCTGACGTTCGTCCGCGGGACATGGTGACAGCCGAGACAATCGACGACGCCTTTGCGCTGGATATTGCCATGGGCGGCAGCACCAACACCGTCCTGCACACGCTGGCTTTTTGCGACGAGGCGGGCATCGAGTATCCCCTGGAGCGCATCAATCAACTTGCGGAAAAGGTACCGCATCTGACGAAAATCAGCCCGTCCGGGCCGTGGCACATCGAGGATCTTCACAAAGCCGGTGGGATTCCTGCGATCCTGCGCGAATTATCCCGCAAGGATGAATCGCTCCTGCACCTGGACCGGCCTACCGTGACGGGAAAAACCCTTCGCGAGAACATCAAGAAGGCCGGCATCAGGAAGCCGGAAGTGATCCGCCCGGTGGAGAATCCGCATTCGCAAAGGGGGGGATTGGCGATCCTGTTCGGCAACCTGGCGCCGGACGGAGCCGTGATAAAAACCGCGGGGGTGACCGACGCAATGCGCAAGCACGTCGGTCCGGCCCGCATCTACGAAAGCCAGGAGGAGGCACTTACCGGCATTCTTGCCGGGGAGGTTCGGGCCGGGGAGGTGGTGGTCATCCGCTACGAAGGGCCGCGCGGCGGACCCGGAATGCAGGAGATGCTCTCGCCCACCTCGGCCATCATGGGGATGGGTTTGGGCGAAAGCGTCGCGCTGATCACCGACGGGCGGTTCTCCGGCGGGACCCGCGGCGCCTGTATCGGCCATGTCTCCCCGGAAGCCGCCGCCGGCGGGCCGATCGCGGCGCTCAAGCAGGGTGACGTGATCGAGATCGACGTCGACCGGCGGACGATGAACGTCCGCCTCAGCGACGAGGAGATTCGCGGTCGGATCGCCGCGCTGCCGCCGTTCGAATCCCGCGCCACCAGCCGCTGGCTGAGGCGGTACTCCAGGTTCGTCGCCAGCGCCAACAAGGGCGCGGTTCTGAAGGAATGA
- the ilvB gene encoding biosynthetic-type acetolactate synthase large subunit, which produces MKKSGAEVLWESLIREGVDVLFGIPGGAVIPAFDAMLNYPKLKFILARHEECAAMMADGYARASRKVGVAIATSGPGATNLVTGIQVAFMDSSPVVFITGQVASNLLGSDAFQETDMTGISLPITKHNFLITSPDQVAQTVREAFYIARSGRPGPVLIDFCKDAQVAKTDKFDPPEIRLLGYHPPEHAAPEKLEKAAELIRKSKRPIIFAGHGVEISGAGKEVQEFAERTNMPVAMTLLSLGSIPSSHPLSLGMMGMHGEAYCNQSIQNADLILALGMRFDDRVTGNLKTYAPGAAKIHVDIDPAEINKIVKSDVSLVGDVKMVLKDLNPMVANARHDDWLAQINQWRKETDDHDIVAQPNNGYLNVPQIINDIWRVTKGEALVVTDVGQHQMWAAQYYQPEKPYSFITSGGAGSMGFGLPAAIGAKVAKPEREVWAIVGDGGFQMTQMDLITAVKEGIEIKIALMNNHFLGMVRQWQEFFFEKRYSAVQLRNPDFGKIAEAHGAGYRRIEKPGEVPAAVEFARKTPGPVLLDFHVQQEEAVYPMVPTGADLHQMIRRPAPEERK; this is translated from the coding sequence ATGAAAAAATCAGGCGCCGAAGTGTTATGGGAATCCCTGATCCGCGAGGGCGTGGATGTGCTGTTCGGCATCCCCGGCGGGGCGGTTATTCCCGCGTTCGATGCAATGTTGAATTATCCGAAATTGAAATTCATCCTCGCCCGGCATGAAGAGTGCGCGGCGATGATGGCCGACGGGTACGCGCGCGCTTCGCGCAAGGTCGGGGTGGCGATCGCCACTTCCGGCCCAGGAGCGACCAACCTGGTCACCGGCATTCAAGTTGCCTTCATGGATTCCTCGCCGGTGGTGTTCATCACCGGTCAGGTGGCCAGCAACCTGCTCGGTTCGGATGCCTTCCAGGAAACAGACATGACCGGCATCAGCCTGCCGATCACCAAGCATAACTTCCTGATCACCTCGCCGGACCAGGTGGCGCAGACGGTTCGCGAGGCGTTCTACATCGCCCGCAGCGGCCGGCCGGGGCCGGTGTTGATCGACTTCTGCAAGGATGCCCAGGTCGCCAAGACCGACAAGTTCGATCCGCCGGAAATTCGACTTCTTGGGTACCATCCCCCGGAACACGCCGCGCCCGAAAAACTCGAAAAGGCGGCGGAGTTGATCCGCAAATCCAAACGGCCGATCATCTTCGCCGGCCACGGCGTGGAAATCTCCGGAGCGGGAAAAGAAGTGCAGGAATTCGCCGAACGGACCAACATGCCGGTGGCGATGACTCTCCTCAGCTTGGGCTCAATCCCTTCCTCCCATCCGCTGTCGTTGGGGATGATGGGCATGCATGGGGAAGCCTACTGCAACCAGTCGATCCAGAATGCCGATCTGATCCTTGCGCTGGGGATGCGCTTCGACGACCGGGTGACCGGAAACCTGAAAACCTACGCCCCGGGCGCGGCCAAGATCCATGTCGACATCGATCCGGCGGAGATAAACAAAATCGTGAAGTCAGATGTCTCGCTGGTGGGGGATGTCAAAATGGTGCTGAAAGACCTCAATCCGATGGTGGCTAACGCCCGCCATGACGACTGGCTGGCGCAGATCAATCAGTGGCGGAAGGAGACCGACGACCACGACATTGTGGCACAGCCCAACAACGGATATTTGAACGTTCCACAGATCATCAATGACATCTGGAGAGTGACCAAAGGGGAAGCCCTGGTGGTTACCGACGTGGGTCAGCACCAAATGTGGGCGGCGCAGTATTACCAGCCGGAGAAACCCTACAGCTTCATCACTTCCGGCGGAGCCGGAAGCATGGGGTTCGGCCTGCCGGCCGCGATCGGAGCCAAGGTCGCCAAGCCCGAGCGCGAGGTGTGGGCGATCGTCGGCGACGGCGGATTCCAAATGACCCAAATGGATCTGATCACGGCGGTCAAGGAAGGAATTGAAATCAAAATCGCACTGATGAACAACCATTTCCTGGGCATGGTCCGCCAATGGCAGGAATTCTTCTTTGAGAAGCGCTATTCGGCGGTCCAGCTCAGGAATCCGGATTTCGGAAAGATCGCCGAAGCCCACGGCGCGGGATACCGGCGGATAGAGAAGCCGGGAGAGGTGCCCGCCGCCGTCGAATTTGCCCGCAAGACTCCCGGCCCCGTCCTGCTCGATTTCCACGTCCAGCAGGAAGAAGCCGTATATCCGATGGTCCCGACCGGGGCGGACCTGCACCAAATGATCCGCCGTCCAGCGCCGGAAGAAAGGAAATAG